A segment of the Balaenoptera musculus isolate JJ_BM4_2016_0621 chromosome 9, mBalMus1.pri.v3, whole genome shotgun sequence genome:
ATAGTTGTTCTACAGTGTCTCTGTTACAAGTAAATGCTTAATGTAAGCAGATTTTCCTACAGACTTACCCTTTCCTGGTATCGTCTTTCAAAGAAAGCCATATCATCCTCTTCAGGTTTCCTTAAGGAAGAAACTTGACTGCTTGTACCtactaataaggaaaaaaaaaaaatctaagtacagttgacccttgaacaacatgggtttgcaCTGTGTATCcacttatactcagatttttttcaataaatacctacTACACTACTGCATGCTCctaggttggttgaatctgcagatgtggaggaaccatggatacagagggacTGTGGTTACAGAGGCCTAGCTATAAACTTATACGAGGATTTTTCAACTGCACAGGGGTGGGGGTCCCTAACCCAgctgtgttgttcaagagtcaactgtattcatataattataaattcttctgaaataaaaaacagaaaaaaaactttcctCCTACTGAgtgattattttgtgtttttcaaacCAGAAGTGATCTAAATGAATCATTGATCCTACTCCCTCTTTTTCAGAAAGCAGGGCATCATAAGACAAAAGTAATGTTCATTGGTAAACATTCTCCAAATATTCAAGTGGTTCATATTAAATAACACCATATAGCTATTTCACATCAGAACTCATTCAGCTTTGTTCAactactttttacattttatagctAGAAATTCACGTAACACTGTAACAGATAATGCACAGAAGTAACTATTGAAGGTTTGcactatggtctgaatgtttgtgttcatGACCCCTCCCCGAccacccaaaattcatatgttgaaatcctaatgcccaatgtgatggtcctaggaggtggggcctttgggaggtacttaGATCATGAGGGGGGAGCGCTCACAAacgggattagtgttcttataaaagagaccccgtAGAGAGTCCTCaacccttctaccatgtgaggacacaaggagaaggcaCTGGCTGTGAATCAGGAAGAGCGCTGTCACCAGAAcgcaaccatgctggcacctttaTCTGGGACTTCcccacctccagaactgtgagaaataagtttctgctgtttataagcaacccagtctatggtattttgttacagccaCCTGAACAGACTAAGAGAGTTTGTATAGTCAACCAAAAGTAATGCTATTTCctgctttgaaatttttcaaaactaaaataattttaaccatTTCCATGGTATTCACTTTTTTTAACCTTGTCAAGAACTAGTTTATGTACCGAAAGGAATTTAAAATCGCTTCAGGACAGAAAATCTGGTTTTCCTTGTAGGTAAATCCAGCACCTAATTCCATGGAAAAGTTCACCTTCATTTCAGGTGAATGTCTTGGTTGGGTCCCTTCACATCCAAAATAGAATATCAACCTGAACACCTGTTCTTGTTTTTAAAGCATATGAATTCACCCTCAACCAGCAACATAAAAATCATGTAACTCCAGATGATGACCACAGAGTATAACCACACTGCCAACAACTACCTAATACAAATCTTcttgagaaaaacaagaaaaattgctTAGAATATATGCTCTCTATCCATTCGTCTGTAAACCCTGGGTCTTTCCCTGGATCACGCTGGACCATCTGAGCTAAGTTTCTTGCAGAATCACCTTCACTgagttacattttaataaatggtatgTTACCATTTACCTGGTAAAATGGGATATTACCACTTTTATCAAAGGTAAGTATCAGAATTAACCAACCAGAGGCTGCATTTgctgaaaaaaagtttttaagaagCTTGGGCTACTGCATCATTGAGGGTCACtacataaatatctttaaaattcagcattggggggcttccctggtagcacagtggttaagaatccacctgccaatgtaggggacacaggttcgatccctggccccagaaaatcccacatgccgcggagcgacaaagcttgtgcgctacaactactgagcctgcgctctagagcccacgtaccacagctacttaagcccacgtgcctagagcccgtgctcctaacaagagaagccaccgcaatgagaagcccacgcaccacaaccaagagtagcccccgctctccacaactagagaaagcccgtgcgcagcaacgaagacccaacgcagccaaaaataaaaacaaataaataaataaatttattaaaaaaaatccagcactGGTACAACTTTCATGTGCACCGAGGAATTCATGGCTCCTCCTTTCTAATAAGGAAAAGTATTTAACTGATCTCACCTTCCTTTTTGTACCTTGGCTACCACTACAACTCAGTCAAAACTGCAGCTTAATGTAATAGTTACATTAACTTTGAAAGTTGACacaactcacagatatagagaatgaacTAGTGGTcagcagtgggaagagggaagttggggaggggcaagataggggaaggggattaagagatagaaactactacatataaataagctacaaggatatatcgtacagcataggaaatatagccaatattttataataactttaaatagagtataatctatacaaattctgaatcactatgttgtatacctgaaaggaatataatactgtaaatcgactatacctcactaaaaaaaaagtgacacaatTGTgtccctttcttttgttttgatttcttacTTCTACCTACACTTTATAATTACTTCATTGTGCAAATCCCTTGTGGAAAAAGTCAGTGTACATGAAAAggttgtatgaaaacacaaataaatcaaagaaaattctcatttcagaatattttaaaatattaaatacatcaTAAATCATACAAATTCCTTCTTcgtttttattcttgttttccataaaggaaatagaatacttaaaaatgtataaaaatgaactttattcatttttatgtgcaATTTATAAATGGTAAAACCTTGCTAATCTATAATTATCAAGGGATTACACCTTGTTTGGGAGAGCCTAAAGGATCAAGGCAATTAGTCCACTAGAGGGCTCTCTTATTCAGATCAAAGCAATAACATGTACCAGAATAAGGTTTTAAAACTCCAAATTTTTGTATTATCAGAATCCTCATAATTCCAAGATTTAACAATTTTTCCCTATTAAAATGAAGACTCTTGCTTTTTCTCAGTGCCTGGCCAATATAAAAGTGAAATGATAATCAAATTGTGGTAATactggaaaaaaagagtaatCTGGAAAATGTATCAATCTATATTCTTTACTACatccaaaaatatttctcaatttaattTCATTACCATCTGTTAGTGTTTCTGGAGAAGAGCTAGATGATGCTTGAAATGCTTTTAGAAATGGGTGGTCCATGGCTGTAACTGGAGAGTCTAAAAATTCAACTGAAGGTGCACCTGAGaacaaaatatgtgaagaatgaaaattaaatctttatttgTTAGAATACAAAGAAGTTATTTCAAATGTGAAATAAATTAGAACCCCAAGCAGAATCATTAGAAAAATCCTTTATGTACaatgaaaatttttgtttatataaatttttgccatataaagtaaaGGCAAATGGATAAAAGTACTTCTGCATTTCTCAGAGACCttctcacaggaaaaaaaaaaatgcacgaATGTAACTGTATGTCAGCAAAGAAGTATAAGACCTTAACATAATCACAAAACATTATCAAAAGCAAGacattcagaatttaaaaaccTCTAGTTGAAGAGGATAGAATAAGTGTATTTTTCCTCTATTCCTCACTGGGAAACCATctagaaacaaaatatgaaaaaataaagaaaacttcttCAATGAAATGAGGAAACAATCACAATCCTAAACCACAAACTACAAAGACCAACTGCTACATTCACTTTTGGACCGAAAGGAAGGAAGCTgcagaaaaaattaataagtccTCTATTTCTTCAcaaaccacccctcccccacatgcCTACCCCCATCCACGggtagagagaaggaaataaactCTCAGTCCTTTCCTATAAAGTGAATAGTGTGGGACAATTGCTCAGCCTTTCAGATTCCtgcacccctccttccccagctcctccctcttgtgACCTGTGGGAAGATCAGAGAAGGGGGCTCAGGTCCAGCCAGGTCCTTGTGTgttctctggttgctgtgtgcACTACTGATCTCAAATGCTAAAGGCTGGCCTAAGTTGCAATTTAGTCTCTCAGCTTGGTAGGGCCTGGTAGCCTCACACACTCTCACTAGAAGTACAGACCTCTCAGCTGCCTGCCACTTTTTCTACCGAATCCCCCAGAGCTCAGGGGAACCACATCTAGCTCTGCTCTGCAGTCACCTTTGCCCCTTGCTATGAAGAGATGCTATGGCAGGCCCACTGCCTCACAGCTCACCTGCCTTCCAAGCACCCCACAGGAGCTGGGAATTACTACAGGCTCCTTCAGTATCACAAAGGAACAAATTCCAGCAAAAGATCATCGCTGTCCAGGACTCTACATGGCTAATGGAGCAGACGTCCCTCTTCTCCAGGCTCCCCTACATCTAAAATCAAGACAAAAACATCTTATGTCTCCTCTCCTCGTTCTCATCTTTCTTCACCCCACCTTCCAGCAGGGGCCAGAAggaaaagttcttttttctttatattataaagATACTTAAGTGATAAAATACCAGAagtcacaaaaaggcaaagaTGCCAGCTACTACCACTATTACTTAGCATTGTTCTGAAAGTACCAGTCATTCTGATTAGTCAAAGAGTAAGAAGAGTcataaatattggaaaggaagaagcaaaactatcattacagttgacctttgaactgTGCAGGGGTTAAGGGTGCCAACCCTTCACTCAGtcaaaatccacatataactttacagccAGCCTTCCGTATCCACGGTTCCACACCTGCAGATTCAACCAGCTACAGATTGTATAGTATCATAGTGTTtgctactgaaaaaaaatccatgtataaatgGGCCCTTGCAGTTCAAagccctgttgttcaagggtcaactgtatatgcaAAATCAACtaaagatttacatttaaaatcttaAGATTAAGTAATAATGACTGGTAACAAAAGCAGCATACAACATTTCCTTTTTCAGAAACAAACAATAATcagctagaaaatataaaggaagggaaaaatccATATATGATAgctataaaaaagatgaaatatctagaaataaaattaagaattgtGCAGGACTTTCATGAAGGTAACTTCAGAATTCCACTAAGCTACacagaagaagacaaagaaatgaagagactcaatattttaaaacagcaaatcTTCCTATATTAATCTACATATTCAACTAAAATAATagaatgttttataataatagaatgtttttaaaaaataatgccaaaAGTCTGAAAGAATTAAAAGGGAAGAATAGGTCAGGAaaattctaaagtaaaaaaatgaagtcatacatattaatttattataaagctgTAGTAATGAAAACAATATGGTAGTTGCACAGAAATAGACAATAATGAGGCTGACTAATGAGCCCAGAACAATTTTTGGGTTGAACCCAGtcctaccacttactagctgaatAACACAGAACAAGATGTTTTACTACTCTGtgctgagtttcctcatctgcaaaaaggattaataatagcacctaactcagagttgctgtgaggattaaatgaggtaatagatATAAAGAGGCTGGAACAAGGCTCGCAGTACAAAGTCGTAATTATCATCAACAACATCATTaccatcattttttgtttgccaCTGATAACTGGGTTTTCTGTTAACTGTTGCATGAGCCTAATACAATCATGTATccataaaaattgaaaaaggatTTATTTATGGAATTTAACAAGCTAGTTATAAAATAACCTAGAAGAGAAAATGCACAAATATATCAAGACAATCCTGAAAAACGAACACAAACAGGAAGAATTTACCATACCAATTATCAAAGCACACTATGAagaacaataattaaaaatatgaaatattggcACAAAGTATGCAATTAGGCCAATGGCACAAAATAGAAAGTATGATAGAATATGGTGAAGGTAAAGTTTCAAATTATTTGGGAAGAATGGTGTTTGTATAACTTGCCATTGATTTGGACAAAAACTGAAGTTATACACACCTCACActttcacaaaaaataaattccagatacaTAAGAAAgctaaacataaaagcaaaaaaattaagcattaaaGTAAAGTGAAGgagaacatatttataaaattagagtAGGGATGGTCTGCTTCCtacatttaaaaactgtaaaacaacaacaataagaagtaaaaaacccaaaagacaaatgacatattggaagaaaatatctgcaaaataaatacaaaggattagtatacagaatatataagaaGACTTCTtataaatcaatgagaaaatataaaaacataaaaatgagcaaagtatATGGACAGACAATTCACAGAAAGTAAAACGGCCACTAAATATAAGAAGACTCTCATCTCACTAATAACGAGGGAAATCAACTGAACTGAAACAATGATAACATTTTCACACATTAGACTGGCAAAAAAACTAAGTTTAATGACATCAATGATCAGCATAAATGTTTGGAAATAGGTAAGCTAAAACATCACTAAAGGAAGTATAAACAAGTACAGCATTTTTGGAGGGCAATTCGACAGAATGTATTACAATTTCACATGTGCACACTCTTcaacccaacaattctacttctctCCATCGGCCTTAGAGTCAAATCCACATAGTACACAAGGAAGCAAGTTCAAGGATTTGGGGGGCACGATGTTTgtaaaggcaaaaaaataaaatggaagcaatctaaatgccatGAACAAGGAAATGGTTCAGATAAACTGATATATATCTATAGTGTGGAATACTATGAagcagttaaaaaataagtagatTTGTATGTCCTGATATAAATAGGCCTTCAAAAATTATtcgaagtttaaaaaaaagtaaactataaaAATGTACGTTAAAAAGAGAATACAAATCAATTAATGACAGCAAATCACCCTCTAGGAAAGAATCTGGGGTTAAGAAAAGCATTCAAGGGGGACTTGTTTGAATCTTTTTTAACAAGAAAGTATTCATTTATGGTTTTGTAATCtttgtaatgaaaaaaataaaagtaatacatgctttttatgaaaaaaaaatccacacacataGAAGTATTTAAAGTAGATAGGAACCATAGTTCTTTTCCCCAGAAGGATCCAGCTACCTTCAATAGTTTGAGATATATCCAATTAAACTTCTCTGTATATTACTTTAAGTTTTTATATATGCAAGCAGATATATTTGTGTACATACATGTAGACATATGAGCATACATTACTACAGATGTGAtaacatgtacacacatgcatgtacatacacacatggaCAAAAGCCTATGTTTCCAAAATGAGATGTTATAATGGCAAAAATTACATACAATAGGACAACAGGTAAACtatatcaaataaaacaaattattattcCGCTATTACAAACAATGGGGTTGTGAGTTGGGATTTCGGTACGAGTATTGGGGTAGGTTTCccttatgttttctaatttttctgtaatAATCATACATCAGATAGTgacaataaaatcttttaaaaaaaataaaaatcaaatgagagaatattttttgaaaataacatgAAGAACTTAAAGTGCAAAACAAATACAAGGCTTCACTATTGTTAGCACACATAACACATATTGTGTTAGCACAATATGACAAGCTCACAGTTCATATATCATCACTTACCAATTCCACTGTCATCTAATCGCATGTAGTCCTCTGCCAGCGAGCTAAAGCCAGTTAGTCCTCCCATTGCTGCATAAGGAACATCCCGTCCCACTGGTTTTCTCTGAGCCAGTCTTTCTTGCTTAGTTTCCACTACTGTGTCATGGGCATATGCAGGCTGACCACAAGCACAAGTGAAGCAACTATGGAATCCTGAACACTTAGAACCTGAATCAAGATGTAAACAAAGTCAAACGTTTTTAAATATAGGTAATGAGCTGTATGCCCTATAAACCACTTAGCTTGGCCGAAATCACCTGAATCTGGATTCCTCACACACTGTGCTCTGGCCCCTGTACCTCTTACCTCTAGCCCCTGAACTCACTCCCTCCCTGCCACTGCTCTTACTTTTAAAAGATGCTAAAGTGGTAAGAGAGTacgtagcaaaaaaaaaaaaaattggaaaaaccaATCAGGACTAAAGGAAACTGAGCTAAACACTGGAGAGCCAGGAAATACAGGCCCTCTCCTCAAATACTGAGTTAAAAGCAGGTATGGGGGGGACAGCCCAGTGGTGAAGAAATAATGTGGAAACGTCTCTGTGGGTCAATTCTCCATAAAAGCCATATTGGAAGGCCAACCCAAAGACATAGAAAGATGCAACACAATACTGTTtaacaacaaaaaggaaagatGTACTGATGCAtgttacagcatggatgaatcataaaaacattacactaagtgaaagatgcTAATCAGAAAAGAccacatactctatgattccacttatatgaaatgtctagaacaggcaaatccacagagacagaaagtagattattaGTCGTCTAGAGCTGAGGGGAGGAAGAAATAAGGAATGACTGCTAATCGatatggaatttctttttggggtgatgaaaatattctaaaatttattgtggtgatggGTGTACAACTCTGTGACTATATTAAAACCCATTAGGTTGTACCCTCAAAATGGATGAAttatatagtatgtgaattatatcaataaaattactgtttgtaaaaaaaaaaaaacaagccacatTGAAATGGAGTCCAGAATACACCATTAACAAAATCTTTACACACTCACACTTCTGACAAATGTGTATGGGAACCAAGGCACataataaataagttttattcaAACACTCCCATACTTCGTCAGTGAAACATATTTATTTCTGCCactgtcattaaaaatgttttataacatatttcaTCATAAGATTTCAATtcaagatactacaaaaagaactggaaaaactacctcctgaagaaaaatattttacctattttttaaaatatcctaccTACGGCTTCCTTGGttgtacagtggttaagaatctgcctgccagtgcaggggacacaggttcgagccttggtctgggaagatcccacatgccagagagcaactaagcccatgtgccacaactactgagcctgcactctagagcccatgaaccacaactactgagcccgcgtgccacaactactgaagcccgcgtgcctagagcccgtgctccgcaacaagaggagccaccgcaatgagaagccagcacacagcaacaaagaatagcccccgctagccaaaactagagaaagccagtgagcagcaatgaagacccaacgcagccaaaaataaataagtaaaataagtaaaaataaaataaaatttttaaaatttttaaaagaattaaaaaaaaatcctatctaTTTCAAAGGGTTTTTAAAAGGATGAAGAGACAGGGTATATGGGATGGTGGCTGGGATTTGGGTATAGGTATTGAGAAAGGGTGCTATTGCCTACAAAGTGTTAAAAGCATCATGTTACATTTTGCTTTTCCCATCAACCTATGTCTTAGGCAATAACATAATAATCTGccaggaaattataaaaaatttttcgACTGATAAAATCCTTTTTAAGGATTATTATTCTGTAAATAGAATTCAGTTGGTAAAACGTCCACGATTCAAAAATTTGAATCAGATCATGTCTAGTGATTCTTTAAAATCTATTACTATTACTTAACTTATTTGAATTACATGAGATTAGAGATTAAGGTTGATGACTGCAAAGCATATAAATAACTGAGattttccacaaaaataaaattttagagtaGCTATCCATCATCCTAGTTGTTTAATGTCGCTGTAGCTGAATGAAACTGGCACAGAGACACATTAAACATTCAATAAGGAGATAAAAGCATTCTGTTTGTGTGTTTATCATAATGTAACTCACAGGCATTGCACATAAAGCCAGGCCCAGCACCATGCTGATCAGCAAAGTGCTTGCACCTGCAGCGAATGGGCTGCATGCCATTCAGAGGCACGTAGAGGTAAGCCCTGCATGGGCAGCCCGTCACTTGACAAGGCAGACTGATGGGGCGCTGCTGAGGAATCGTTTCAAAGTCAGTTTTATGTTGCTTATacctaaaaaaaatagaagaaataaaagcacaatgCAGGTACTGCCAGAAATTACAACTGCTGTTCTGTTAAATGCaaaatgattctttttcatttttaattttgtttcattgttcTTATCAGTAAGGTTGAAAGTACACTCCCCTGCATGCAGTATTTGTCAGCTATGTTGCTTTGGTCTGATAAAATCTTCACCcatctagatttttatttttaattatttaagaagaattttcacaacaatatacaaagaaatagcaaataattatcttaaaatacCACTACAGATTCTTTAATACAGAAGCACAACCCAAGAGTATGAAAAAACTTCTTCATGAAAATTCTTTTTATCAAAGtgcattatttacatttattttcacaggTTTGCTACTTAAAATTGAAATAAGTTCAATAAACGTATAttaatgctatttattttaatataatttaatttttaactttaaacttcaaaataaattatcaacACCTTTCAAAGCCAAAGCTCTTTGTTAAAATGCTGTATGTAATTTTCTCAGGCCACTGGCTTCCTTCTCATTAAGTGATACtcagtaaaataatattaaacttATTATTCTCAATATTATCCTAGGTAATAGaagttaaaataacaatgagataccatttttcacTTAGCAAAGAGAGCCAAAGTTTTCTTAACTGTACATATTTCACAATGCTGTCAAGAGTGTTACAAAAGAACCAATCCCATTTAATAGGGTTTCAAGAAACATAAAAAGATGCATCCTTTAACCTAGATggttcatttttgaagaatacacCCTAAGAAAattattccatgtatataaagaGCTTTGTGCATAAGGATAGCATTAGCAACAGTACTTACAATAGCAATATATATAAAACGTACTCATAATAAGGGAATGGATAAGTATATTACTAGAAGACAGTTTTCAAACTCTTTACCAGtggaaatttttcttcaaataaaatcttttacAGAACCATAATactatacaaaatagataaaagcaGAATTGGTTAAAGCAAGGCGAAGAGCCATAATTGGAGTCTGTCCTTCCCCTAACCTGCCCTTCCACCTGGTACGCCCCTGAGACTCCGTCATAGCTCTGGGGAAAACACAATGAACACCACTGGACTAGCTGGAATATCAAGCAGGTATTAAATATCTTGTTTGCAATTACTACGAACCATGTGGAAACATTCCCGTGATTCTGTAATGAAAAACTGGTtcaatatttatacatacatataattaacaactaaatgaactatgtaaagaaaaaagtacaagAACATAGTAAAACATATTAACAGCAGCTGGCTTTAGGTGGTGAGTTTTCTTTCTACGTTTCTATATATTCCTCATTTTCCTTAAATAACCAATGTTTCACGTCCATAATagggaaaaattaatttagacAGAGATCTCACTGAGTGACTGGTACTAAAGAACTTTTCCATCCAAGTGGGGTTGGGTCACTTTTGAAGGTTAATTCCATGCTGTACAATTATACATAGATATGAGACTGGCACTAAATTTTTACAAGGATAAATGATAAAACTAACATAAATTTACCAAAGTCCTCTTCAATTCTGAAAGATATCAACATAACCCTCATCCTCCATTCCTCCACAGTGTTTTTATCTGGGGTTGCTAAATAAATTTCAAGTCAGTCTATACACAACATTACTTATCCTAGCAACTGCCTAACAACCTCCAGCAAACTGCAAGTCTGTAAACAGCAACTACACAGAGTACCTCAGGAAGGAGCCCCAGAAACTATCAGAACAGAGC
Coding sequences within it:
- the FAM221A gene encoding protein FAM221A isoform X2, producing the protein MERLTLPAGGAAAVDEYVEYRRIVGEDDGGKLFTPEEYEEYKRKVLPMRLQNRLFVSWRSPTGMDCKLVGPETLCFCTHRYKQHKTDFETIPQQRPISLPCQVTGCPCRAYLYVPLNGMQPIRCRCKHFADQHGAGPGFMCNACSKCSGFHSCFTCACGQPAYAHDTVVETKQERLAQRKPVGRDVPYAAMGGLTGFSSLAEDYMRLDDSGIVGTSSQVSSLRKPEEDDMAFFERRYQERIKMEKAAKQKGKAPLPSTTKPS
- the FAM221A gene encoding protein FAM221A isoform X1 — protein: MERLTLPAGGAAAVDEYVEYRRIVGEDDGGKLFTPEEYEEYKRKVLPMRLQNRLFVSWRSPTGMDCKLVGPETLCFCTHRYKQHKTDFETIPQQRPISLPCQVTGCPCRAYLYVPLNGMQPIRCRCKHFADQHGAGPGFMCNACSKCSGFHSCFTCACGQPAYAHDTVVETKQERLAQRKPVGRDVPYAAMGGLTGFSSLAEDYMRLDDSGIGAPSVEFLDSPVTAMDHPFLKAFQASSSSSPETLTDVGTSSQVSSLRKPEEDDMAFFERRYQERIKMEKAAKQKGKAPLPSTTKPS